From Desulfuromonas soudanensis, the proteins below share one genomic window:
- a CDS encoding ATP-binding protein codes for MQLRTKFILLIGLVIGCSYGVTFYRTSGFQEELVVEQATNQAKMLFHQIRLTRQWVADHDGLFFMKGPGVENNPFLLQGEIRDEQGNSLVKRNPAMVTRELSAYAAREGVGQFNVTSLKPVNPANAPDPFERRALLAFERGAEEEVEIEKIAGRYRLRYMAPLKVDSHCLECHGDQGYGVGDIRGGMNVTIPMDLAFAEIRTNNRMLLNIALATMAMVALAIFFLFEVLVAKRLKILAREMDRYPDRRPPETSLSPEENDEIGALARHYRELCQRLERSQLELDATREQVFQGEKQAALGRLVAGISHEINNPLGGMQNCIQTMKRSMDQPELQLRYLDLLGQGVDRIKGTVRQLLNISRKEPLELRRGKVDEMIRECLELTCMGRKNLTLDLHLDLPESLLVGMEALRQVVMNLVGNAVQAMGEGPGILRAASRIENDRLLVEIADTGPGIAPEHLGKIFEPFFTTKEVGEGTGLGLSVSHSLVTQMGGELRVRNGEEGGAVFTVNLPLSKDDEPGKERPS; via the coding sequence GTGCAGTTAAGAACCAAATTCATTCTCCTCATCGGCCTGGTGATCGGCTGCTCCTATGGCGTCACCTTTTACCGGACCTCCGGCTTCCAGGAGGAGCTCGTCGTCGAGCAGGCCACCAACCAGGCCAAGATGCTCTTTCACCAGATCCGCCTCACCCGGCAATGGGTCGCCGATCACGACGGCCTCTTCTTCATGAAGGGGCCGGGAGTCGAGAACAATCCCTTCCTTTTGCAGGGGGAGATCCGGGATGAGCAGGGGAACTCTCTGGTGAAGCGCAACCCGGCCATGGTCACCCGGGAACTCTCCGCCTATGCCGCCAGGGAAGGGGTGGGGCAATTCAACGTCACCAGCCTCAAGCCGGTGAACCCGGCAAACGCTCCCGACCCCTTTGAGCGGCGCGCCCTCCTGGCCTTTGAAAGGGGGGCCGAAGAGGAGGTGGAGATCGAAAAAATCGCAGGACGCTACCGGCTGCGCTACATGGCCCCGCTCAAGGTCGACAGTCATTGCCTGGAGTGCCACGGCGACCAGGGGTACGGAGTCGGCGATATCCGCGGAGGGATGAATGTCACCATCCCCATGGACCTGGCCTTTGCCGAGATCCGGACCAATAACCGCATGCTGCTCAACATCGCCCTGGCGACCATGGCCATGGTCGCGCTGGCGATCTTTTTCCTCTTTGAAGTTCTGGTGGCCAAGCGGCTGAAAATTCTCGCCCGGGAAATGGATCGCTACCCCGACCGCCGCCCTCCTGAAACGTCTCTGTCCCCGGAAGAAAACGATGAAATCGGCGCCCTGGCCCGCCATTACCGGGAACTCTGCCAGCGTCTAGAGCGCTCCCAGCTGGAGCTCGACGCCACCCGTGAACAGGTCTTCCAGGGAGAAAAGCAGGCCGCCCTGGGGCGCCTGGTCGCGGGGATTTCCCATGAAATCAACAACCCCCTGGGGGGGATGCAGAACTGCATCCAGACGATGAAAAGAAGCATGGACCAACCGGAGCTGCAGCTCCGCTATCTGGATCTGCTGGGGCAGGGGGTCGACCGCATCAAGGGAACGGTCAGGCAATTGCTCAATATCAGCCGCAAGGAACCGCTCGAGCTGCGGCGGGGAAAGGTCGACGAGATGATTCGCGAATGCCTGGAATTGACCTGCATGGGGCGGAAAAACCTCACCCTCGACCTGCACCTCGACCTGCCGGAGTCACTCCTCGTCGGCATGGAGGCCCTGCGCCAGGTGGTGATGAACCTCGTCGGCAATGCGGTCCAGGCCATGGGGGAAGGCCCGGGGATCCTCCGGGCCGCAAGTCGCATCGAGAACGACCGGCTCCTCGTGGAAATCGCCGATACCGGGCCGGGGATCGCGCCGGAGCACCTGGGGAAAATCTTTGAACCCTTTTTCACCACCAAGGAGGTCGGTGAAGGGACCGGCCTCGGCCTCTCCGTCTCCCATTCCCTGGTCACGCAGATGGGGGGGGAGCTCAGGGTCCGCAACGGCGAGGAGGGGGGAGCCGTCTTCACTGTCAACCTTCCCCTGTCCAAAGACGATGAACCCGGAAAGGAGAGGCCATCATGA
- a CDS encoding sigma-54-dependent transcriptional regulator encodes MTPRILVAEDEEIMRITVLDHLRSQGWSVEEAATGSAALELVKKNRYELILSDIRMPGLDGEKLLAEVKRLAPRTEVIMMTAHGSTDNAVACLRQGAADYILKPFDLDDLTFRINRLLEMQTIKARCVSLEHCCGKRRPIIGSSPPMQKLLSLISQVALSDSSVLIHGESGTGKELVAAAIHFESRRANKPYVRVNCAAIPAGLMESELFGHEKGAFTGADRTATGKFELADQGTILLDEIGDMPLELQVKLLRVLQEKEIDRVGGRNPIPIDVRVLCATSKNLAEEVQGGRFRQDLFYRLQVIPVEVPPLRLRGGDILELTDFFLREFGRERGLCFQLSADARRALEHYPYPGNVRELRNLLERISVLAPAAKIQLWDLPVEIRGGSPERENEEDNLAAAVARAERRCLDRVLEKTGGNKTEAAALLGISRKNLWEKLKQYER; translated from the coding sequence ATGACCCCGCGCATCCTTGTTGCCGAAGACGAAGAGATCATGCGCATCACCGTCCTCGACCACCTGCGCAGCCAGGGGTGGTCGGTCGAGGAGGCCGCCACCGGATCGGCGGCTCTCGAGCTGGTCAAAAAGAACCGTTACGAGCTGATCCTCTCGGATATCCGCATGCCGGGGTTGGACGGGGAGAAATTGCTTGCCGAAGTGAAGCGCCTGGCGCCGCGCACCGAGGTGATCATGATGACCGCCCACGGCAGCACCGACAATGCCGTGGCCTGTCTGCGCCAGGGGGCGGCGGACTATATCCTCAAACCCTTCGACCTCGATGACCTGACCTTTCGCATCAACCGGCTGCTGGAGATGCAGACGATCAAGGCCCGCTGCGTCTCCCTGGAGCATTGCTGCGGCAAGCGCCGGCCGATCATCGGGTCGAGTCCCCCCATGCAGAAACTCCTCAGTCTGATCAGTCAGGTGGCCCTCTCCGATTCCTCGGTCCTTATCCACGGCGAAAGCGGCACCGGCAAGGAACTGGTGGCGGCGGCCATTCATTTCGAAAGCCGCCGCGCCAACAAGCCCTACGTCCGGGTGAACTGCGCGGCGATCCCCGCCGGCCTGATGGAGTCGGAACTCTTCGGCCACGAAAAAGGGGCCTTCACCGGCGCCGACCGGACGGCCACCGGAAAATTCGAACTCGCCGATCAGGGGACTATCCTCCTCGACGAGATCGGCGACATGCCCCTGGAGCTGCAGGTGAAGTTGCTGCGTGTGCTGCAGGAGAAGGAGATCGATCGGGTGGGGGGGAGAAACCCCATACCCATCGACGTCCGGGTCCTTTGCGCGACCTCGAAAAATCTCGCCGAAGAGGTGCAGGGGGGGAGGTTTCGCCAGGATCTCTTCTACCGGCTGCAGGTGATTCCGGTGGAAGTCCCTCCCCTCCGCCTGCGCGGCGGGGACATCCTCGAACTCACCGACTTTTTCCTCCGGGAGTTCGGCCGGGAGAGGGGGCTTTGTTTCCAGCTTTCCGCCGATGCGCGCCGGGCCCTGGAGCACTATCCCTATCCCGGCAACGTGCGGGAACTGCGCAATCTCCTCGAGAGGATTTCGGTGCTGGCTCCGGCGGCGAAAATCCAGCTCTGGGATCTGCCGGTGGAAATCCGCGGCGGAAGCCCGGAGAGGGAGAACGAAGAGGACAACCTGGCTGCGGCCGTTGCCAGGGCCGAGCGGCGATGCCTCGACCGGGTGCTGGAGAAAACCGGCGGCAACAAGACCGAAGCCGCCGCCCTTCTCGGCATCAGCCGCAAAAACCTGTGGGAGAAGTTGAAGCAGTATGAGCGGTGA
- a CDS encoding sterol desaturase family protein — protein sequence MPMQETLITGAVFGGLALLLFLSERFIPLRRVKRPLLGRLTVNLSFAAVAFVTVSLTVRPAAEAMLGWTGDSGFGLAQLAAIPPAVRPLLAFLLMDLTFYWWHRANHRIPLLWRFHNVHHLDPDMDVSTAFRFHFGELAFSSAFRVAQIGLIGPSLGSYLLYEAVFQAGTLFQHSNLRLPIGSERLLVRLLVTPRMHGIHHSQVPGETNSNYATLFSFWDRLHRSLRLNIPQSEIDIGIPGYAGDRDNSLGNALLAPFRTQRDYWRRADGIVPVRTGPAEDKSSLAP from the coding sequence ATGCCGATGCAAGAAACGCTGATCACCGGTGCCGTCTTTGGCGGCCTCGCCCTTTTACTCTTCCTGTCGGAGCGCTTCATTCCCCTGCGGCGGGTGAAGCGGCCGCTGCTGGGGCGACTCACGGTCAACCTGAGCTTTGCCGCTGTGGCCTTCGTGACGGTCTCGCTCACGGTGCGCCCCGCCGCCGAGGCGATGCTCGGCTGGACCGGGGACAGCGGCTTCGGCCTGGCGCAGCTGGCGGCGATTCCCCCGGCCGTCCGGCCGCTCCTGGCTTTTTTGTTGATGGATCTCACCTTCTACTGGTGGCATCGGGCCAACCACCGCATCCCCCTGTTGTGGCGCTTCCACAACGTCCACCACCTCGACCCCGATATGGACGTCTCCACCGCCTTTCGCTTCCACTTCGGCGAGCTCGCCTTTTCCTCGGCCTTCCGCGTCGCGCAGATCGGCCTGATCGGCCCCTCCCTCGGCAGCTATCTGCTCTACGAAGCGGTCTTTCAGGCCGGCACCCTCTTCCAGCACAGCAACCTGCGCCTGCCCATCGGAAGCGAACGTCTGCTCGTGCGTCTCCTGGTCACCCCGCGCATGCACGGCATCCATCATTCCCAGGTGCCGGGGGAGACGAATTCCAATTACGCCACCCTCTTCTCCTTCTGGGACCGCCTGCACCGATCCCTGCGGCTCAATATCCCGCAAAGTGAGATCGACATCGGCATCCCGGGCTATGCCGGGGACCGGGACAACTCCCTGGGCAACGCCCTGCTGGCGCCCTTTCGGACCCAGCGCGACTACTGGCGCCGGGCCGACGGCATCGTTCCCGTCAGGACAGGCCCCGCCGAGGATAAGAGCTCCCTGGCTCCCTGA
- a CDS encoding J domain-containing protein, with translation MEFEDLREALDVFSLTGKASLQEIKARHRALVKRHHPDAGGSENDRIREINAAYQILLAYCRDYRFSFSREEFLEQRPEERLRQQFAQDPIWGG, from the coding sequence ATGGAGTTCGAAGATCTGAGAGAGGCACTGGATGTCTTCTCCCTCACGGGGAAGGCCTCGCTACAGGAGATCAAGGCCCGGCATCGGGCCCTGGTCAAGCGCCATCATCCCGATGCCGGCGGCAGCGAAAATGATCGTATCCGGGAGATCAACGCCGCCTATCAGATCCTTTTGGCCTACTGCCGCGATTACCGGTTTTCCTTCAGCCGGGAGGAGTTCCTGGAGCAGAGGCCGGAGGAGCGGCTGCGCCAGCAATTTGCCCAGGATCCGATCTGGGGTGGCTAG
- a CDS encoding YifB family Mg chelatase-like AAA ATPase, translating to MLAKVLSGALIGIDAYPVEVEVDIAQGLPQFSTVGLPEGAVKESKDRVKSAIKNSGYEFPPRRITINLAPADIKKDGAAFDLPMAVGLLCATGVVKPKHKRYLFMGELSLDGRIKPVRGALAVAVAARTWEIDGLILPVDNAAEGAIVDALPVYGVRDLGEVVDFLNGLTELQPFRVDVADLFSKAAAHPENFSEVRGQEHVKRALEVAAAGGHNLIMVGPPGSGKTMLARRLPTILPPLGFDEALETTKIHSIAGLLGGAHALVAVRPFRSPHHTISDAGLIGGGTYPRPGEVSLAHNGVLFLDELPEFKKNVLEMLRQPLEDCQVSISRAAQSLTYPAAFMLVAAMNPCPCGFAGDSLRECICAPPMLQRYRSRLSGPLLDRIDLHVEVPRVLHKDLADPVDGEGSEPIRRRVEAARALQEERLAPYNLHCNAHMQSRHIRKFCAVDSDGHRLLEMVTDRLGLSARSYSRILKVARTIADLAGHEQIRQEHLAEAIQYRSLDRKPG from the coding sequence ATGCTCGCCAAAGTCCTGTCCGGCGCCCTCATCGGCATCGACGCCTACCCCGTCGAGGTGGAAGTCGACATCGCCCAGGGGCTCCCCCAGTTCTCCACCGTCGGCCTCCCCGAGGGGGCGGTGAAGGAGAGCAAGGACCGGGTCAAATCGGCGATCAAGAATTCGGGGTACGAATTTCCGCCCCGGCGCATCACCATCAATCTGGCGCCGGCCGATATCAAGAAGGACGGCGCCGCCTTCGATCTCCCCATGGCCGTCGGCCTCCTCTGCGCCACCGGCGTCGTCAAGCCCAAACACAAACGCTACCTCTTCATGGGGGAACTCTCCCTCGACGGCCGGATCAAGCCGGTGCGCGGCGCCCTCGCCGTCGCCGTGGCGGCCCGCACCTGGGAAATCGACGGCCTGATCCTCCCCGTGGACAACGCCGCCGAAGGAGCGATCGTCGACGCCCTGCCGGTCTACGGAGTGCGGGATCTCGGCGAAGTCGTCGACTTTCTCAACGGCCTGACCGAGCTCCAGCCCTTCCGGGTCGACGTCGCCGACCTCTTTTCGAAGGCGGCGGCCCATCCGGAGAACTTTTCCGAAGTCCGCGGCCAGGAGCACGTCAAGCGCGCCCTCGAGGTCGCCGCCGCCGGCGGGCACAACCTCATCATGGTCGGCCCCCCCGGCAGCGGCAAGACGATGCTCGCCCGCCGCCTGCCGACCATCCTCCCCCCCTTGGGCTTCGACGAGGCGCTGGAGACGACGAAGATCCACTCCATCGCCGGGCTCCTCGGCGGAGCGCACGCCCTGGTCGCCGTCCGCCCCTTCCGCTCCCCCCACCACACCATCTCCGACGCCGGACTCATCGGCGGCGGCACCTATCCCCGCCCCGGCGAAGTCTCCCTGGCCCACAACGGCGTCCTCTTTCTCGACGAGCTCCCCGAATTCAAGAAGAACGTCCTGGAGATGCTCCGCCAGCCGCTGGAAGACTGCCAGGTCAGCATCAGCCGTGCCGCCCAGAGCCTCACCTACCCCGCCGCCTTCATGCTGGTGGCGGCCATGAACCCCTGCCCCTGCGGTTTCGCCGGCGACTCCCTGCGGGAGTGCATCTGTGCCCCGCCGATGCTGCAGCGCTACCGCTCCCGGCTCTCCGGGCCGCTTCTCGACCGCATCGACCTCCACGTCGAGGTGCCGCGGGTCCTGCACAAGGATCTCGCCGACCCCGTGGACGGCGAAGGGAGCGAACCGATCCGCCGGCGGGTCGAGGCCGCCCGCGCCCTCCAGGAGGAGCGCCTGGCTCCCTACAACCTCCACTGCAACGCCCACATGCAGTCCCGCCATATCCGCAAATTCTGCGCCGTCGACAGCGACGGCCACAGGCTCCTCGAAATGGTCACCGACCGCCTCGGCCTCTCGGCCCGCAGCTACTCGCGCATCCTCAAGGTGGCGCGGACCATTGCCGACCTGGCCGGCCACGAGCAGATCAGGCAGGAACACCTCGCCGAGGCGATCCAGTACCGCTCGCTCGACCGCAAGCCGGGGTAA
- the trxB gene encoding thioredoxin-disulfide reductase — translation MSETSYDVIIIGGGPAGLTAGLYTSRAKLRTLLVERMLMGGQVMTTTKVENYPGFPGGIDGPDLMVRFQEHCQEFGLEVSYGEAENILDKGEVKIVVVDGEELSTRSVIVTTGAEPRKLGIPGEQEFVGRGVSYCATCDGAFFRDVPVAIAGGGDTAAEEALFLTRFASKVTLIHRRDKLRATPILQERLTANAKIEVLWNTEVDRVEGDNSGAKALELRDTITGKKRSLPVEGLFVAIGVTPKAHFLAEILDLDPDGYILTDPECRTSMPGVFAAGDVRKKILKQIATAVGDGAVAAIMAEKYLEGFE, via the coding sequence ATGTCCGAAACCAGCTACGACGTCATCATCATCGGCGGCGGCCCGGCCGGCCTCACCGCCGGTCTTTACACCTCCCGCGCCAAGCTCAGGACCCTCCTCGTCGAGCGGATGCTCATGGGGGGGCAGGTCATGACCACCACCAAGGTCGAGAACTACCCCGGCTTCCCCGGCGGCATCGACGGCCCGGACCTGATGGTCCGCTTTCAGGAGCACTGCCAGGAATTCGGCCTCGAGGTCAGCTACGGCGAGGCAGAAAACATCCTCGACAAGGGAGAGGTCAAGATCGTCGTCGTCGACGGCGAGGAGCTGTCCACCCGCTCCGTCATCGTCACCACCGGCGCCGAACCGCGCAAGCTCGGGATCCCCGGCGAGCAGGAATTTGTCGGCCGCGGCGTCTCCTACTGCGCCACCTGCGACGGCGCCTTCTTCCGCGACGTCCCGGTGGCCATCGCCGGCGGAGGCGACACCGCCGCCGAAGAGGCCCTCTTCCTCACCCGCTTCGCCAGCAAGGTCACGCTCATCCACCGCCGCGACAAGCTCCGCGCCACCCCGATTCTTCAGGAACGCCTGACGGCCAACGCCAAGATCGAGGTGCTGTGGAACACCGAGGTCGACCGCGTCGAGGGGGACAACAGCGGCGCCAAGGCCCTGGAGCTGCGCGATACCATCACCGGCAAGAAGCGCTCCCTCCCCGTCGAAGGACTCTTCGTCGCCATCGGCGTCACCCCCAAGGCCCACTTCCTCGCCGAGATTCTCGATCTCGACCCGGACGGCTACATCCTCACCGACCCCGAGTGCCGCACCTCGATGCCGGGGGTCTTCGCCGCCGGCGACGTGCGCAAGAAGATCCTCAAGCAGATCGCCACCGCTGTCGGCGACGGCGCCGTCGCCGCCATCATGGCGGAAAAGTATCTCGAAGGGTTCGAGTAA
- a CDS encoding TIGR04255 family protein encodes MTQMNPKGRLVINLAEEFRHLPRAPIVEAVIDIRSHAAGTFEEAAVRQFLEPRLDGYEYLDTQRAVQHELTFEVTKPPRQMFKDLGLKGLRFRSADQKSIAQFNRDGFIHSRLEPYSDWTSFSGEGLRLWEIFKELVQPVEINRIGLRFISRIELPLSVARLEDYIKPAPETPRDLELPFVGFMHHDTLAVPGYPYAINLIRTIQPPQAETRANSGLILDIDVFTTQGFEIEETGLARILEEMRWLKNKAFFGSVTEKALEAFQ; translated from the coding sequence ATGACCCAGATGAATCCGAAAGGCAGACTTGTCATTAACCTCGCCGAGGAGTTCCGGCATTTGCCGCGTGCTCCCATCGTCGAGGCCGTAATCGACATCCGCTCCCATGCCGCTGGCACGTTCGAAGAAGCGGCGGTTCGTCAATTTCTGGAACCCAGGCTTGATGGTTACGAATATCTGGATACGCAAAGGGCAGTTCAGCATGAGCTGACCTTTGAAGTGACAAAACCGCCCCGGCAAATGTTCAAGGATTTGGGTTTAAAAGGCCTTCGTTTTCGGTCTGCCGACCAGAAGAGCATTGCACAGTTCAACCGAGACGGTTTCATCCATAGTCGCCTTGAGCCCTACTCTGATTGGACCTCTTTTTCAGGAGAGGGATTGCGTCTTTGGGAGATATTTAAGGAACTGGTACAGCCGGTAGAGATCAATCGGATTGGTTTGCGCTTTATCAGTCGCATAGAATTACCGCTCTCCGTCGCCCGCCTGGAAGACTACATTAAACCGGCACCAGAAACACCGAGAGATTTGGAATTGCCCTTTGTCGGCTTCATGCACCATGACACACTCGCAGTTCCGGGTTATCCTTATGCTATCAACCTGATTAGAACGATACAGCCACCACAGGCAGAGACCCGCGCAAACAGCGGCTTGATTCTTGATATCGACGTGTTCACAACCCAAGGGTTTGAAATCGAAGAAACAGGGCTCGCCCGCATCCTTGAGGAGATGCGGTGGTTGAAAAATAAAGCATTTTTTGGCAGTGTCACCGAAAAAGCATTGGAGGCATTTCAATGA
- a CDS encoding cation diffusion facilitator family transporter, producing MPAGNHLDRSITRGFRFAIALTAVTLVAEVVGGFWTNSLALLSDAAHVFMDLFALVLSLMAIQLANRPATDRRTYGWHRAEIFASLINGLTLFVIAAGILHEAWGRFQHPEAVKSKEMFFIAVIGLVMNLIAASRLHGHAGEDLNVRSAFLHVLGDAIASVGVIIGGLIMLYTEWYVVDALISVGIVVIIAFGSLRILREAVHILIEGVPRHVDLDEVVTKMRAVDGVNDVHHLHVWSICSHITVLSAHIDIEPDYRLRQGEIVGAIEEMLDHDYHITESTLQGECSRCVTGPVIQQLRHRPRRSSLCSHGHGGHDHDHHD from the coding sequence ATGCCCGCAGGCAACCATCTCGACCGCAGCATCACCCGCGGTTTTCGTTTCGCCATCGCCCTGACGGCCGTCACCCTGGTCGCCGAGGTCGTCGGCGGTTTCTGGACCAACTCCCTGGCCCTCCTCTCCGACGCCGCCCACGTCTTCATGGACCTCTTCGCCCTGGTCCTTTCGCTGATGGCGATCCAGCTCGCCAATCGTCCGGCCACGGACCGGCGGACCTACGGCTGGCACCGGGCGGAGATCTTTGCCTCCCTGATCAACGGCCTGACCCTCTTCGTCATCGCCGCCGGCATCCTCCACGAGGCCTGGGGGCGCTTCCAGCACCCCGAGGCGGTCAAGAGCAAGGAGATGTTCTTCATCGCCGTCATCGGCCTGGTGATGAACCTGATCGCCGCCTCCCGCCTCCACGGCCATGCCGGCGAGGATCTCAACGTGCGCAGCGCCTTTCTCCACGTCCTCGGCGACGCCATCGCCTCGGTGGGGGTGATCATCGGCGGCCTGATCATGCTCTACACCGAGTGGTATGTCGTCGATGCCCTGATCTCCGTGGGGATCGTGGTGATCATCGCCTTCGGATCCCTGCGCATTCTTCGGGAGGCCGTGCATATCCTCATCGAGGGGGTGCCGCGCCATGTCGATCTGGACGAGGTGGTGACCAAGATGCGCGCCGTCGACGGAGTGAACGACGTCCACCACCTCCATGTCTGGTCGATCTGTTCGCACATCACCGTCCTTTCGGCCCACATCGACATCGAACCCGACTACCGGCTGCGCCAGGGGGAGATTGTCGGCGCCATCGAGGAGATGCTCGATCACGACTATCACATCACCGAGAGTACCCTGCAGGGAGAGTGTTCCCGCTGCGTCACCGGCCCAGTGATCCAGCAGTTGCGGCACCGGCCGCGGCGCTCGAGCCTCTGCAGCCACGGTCACGGCGGGCACGACCATGACCATCATGACTGA
- a CDS encoding carbon-nitrogen family hydrolase → MTRSITAASIQFHIAFGDVDANLSRALAGLRRVSEKGSSLAVLPEMWSTGYDYKNLAEQAEQTPRVIEALKGATAELGMVTVGSLPEKEGDVIYNTAYVIDRGAVVGTYRKLHLFSTMGEDRFLGAGDRTLVVPTSAGRLGIAICYDLRFPELFRKLALEGAEIICIPAEWPKPRQEHWRTLLRARAIENQLFIAATNCCGLQGKLDFFGMSLLISPRGEILAEGEESPVELTALFDFKEMASYRFQIPCFHDRRPAIYGTLP, encoded by the coding sequence ATGACCCGTTCCATCACAGCCGCCTCCATCCAGTTCCATATCGCCTTCGGCGACGTCGACGCCAACCTCTCCCGGGCCCTGGCCGGACTTCGCCGGGTCAGCGAGAAGGGCTCCTCCCTGGCGGTGCTGCCGGAGATGTGGAGCACCGGGTACGACTACAAAAACCTCGCCGAACAGGCAGAACAGACCCCCCGGGTCATCGAGGCCCTCAAGGGGGCCACCGCCGAGCTCGGCATGGTGACCGTCGGCAGCCTTCCGGAAAAGGAGGGCGACGTCATCTACAATACCGCCTACGTCATCGACCGCGGCGCGGTGGTCGGCACCTACCGCAAGCTGCACCTCTTCTCCACCATGGGGGAAGACCGCTTTCTCGGCGCCGGCGACCGCACCCTGGTCGTTCCCACCTCGGCGGGGCGCCTCGGCATCGCCATCTGCTACGACCTGCGCTTCCCCGAACTCTTCCGCAAACTCGCCCTCGAAGGGGCGGAAATCATCTGCATCCCCGCCGAATGGCCGAAGCCGCGCCAGGAGCACTGGCGCACCCTGCTGCGGGCCCGGGCCATAGAGAACCAGCTCTTCATCGCCGCCACCAACTGCTGCGGCCTCCAGGGGAAACTCGACTTCTTCGGCATGAGCCTGCTCATTTCGCCGCGGGGGGAGATCCTTGCCGAGGGTGAAGAAAGCCCCGTGGAGCTCACCGCCCTCTTCGATTTCAAGGAAATGGCCAGCTACCGTTTTCAGATCCCCTGCTTCCACGACCGACGCCCGGCCATTTACGGCACCCTCCCCTGA
- a CDS encoding Na+/H+ antiporter subunit E, with the protein MMAKISTFLIMLTFWVLLSGMFDAFHLTLGVISCLLVAHFSHDLLFSGTWPGNWPRDLLGICLYLPWLFWQIVLADLQVAYLVLHPRMLDLVDPHLFRFTTTLKRPISRVTLAQSITLTPGTITVSIQDDEFTVYALTRSAAESLPGDMERRVAAALEGRP; encoded by the coding sequence ATGATGGCCAAGATTTCCACCTTTCTTATCATGCTCACCTTCTGGGTCCTTCTTTCCGGGATGTTCGACGCCTTTCACCTGACGCTGGGGGTTATTTCCTGCCTGCTGGTGGCGCACTTCAGTCACGATCTCCTCTTCTCCGGCACCTGGCCGGGAAACTGGCCCCGCGATCTCCTCGGCATCTGTCTCTATCTCCCCTGGCTTTTCTGGCAGATCGTTCTTGCCGACCTGCAGGTGGCCTACCTCGTCCTTCATCCCCGGATGCTCGATCTTGTCGATCCCCATCTCTTCCGTTTCACCACCACTCTCAAGCGGCCGATCTCCAGGGTCACCCTCGCCCAGTCGATTACCCTGACGCCCGGTACGATCACCGTCAGCATCCAGGATGACGAATTCACCGTCTATGCTCTGACCCGCAGTGCCGCCGAGAGTCTCCCCGGCGACATGGAGCGGCGAGTGGCCGCGGCTCTGGAGGGTCGACCATGA
- a CDS encoding monovalent cation/H+ antiporter complex subunit F — translation MMERIFLACGIALLLLIGLCLIRVIAGPTVLDRILGGNVIGTKTTVLLLIIGVLFDDVGMFVDIAIAYALLNFIATLGAAKYFLRRKAVHLVHEDHPGREIR, via the coding sequence ATGATGGAGCGGATTTTCCTTGCCTGCGGCATCGCCCTGCTGCTCCTCATCGGCCTGTGCCTGATCCGGGTCATCGCCGGGCCGACGGTCCTCGACCGGATACTCGGCGGCAACGTCATCGGCACCAAGACGACGGTCCTCCTCCTGATCATCGGCGTCCTCTTCGACGACGTCGGCATGTTCGTCGATATAGCCATCGCCTACGCGCTGCTCAATTTCATCGCCACCCTCGGGGCGGCCAAATATTTTTTGCGCCGCAAGGCCGTTCACCTCGTACACGAAGACCACCCCGGGAGGGAAATCCGATGA
- the mnhG gene encoding monovalent cation/H(+) antiporter subunit G: MMTVVVLLLAAGVLFFAIGVLGILRFPDFYTRLHAAGKCDSLAAVLVIFAVALYNLGDFSPGNVLVSLKILAIAAFVFVASPTATHAITEAALVLGVEPWTKRKGGE, translated from the coding sequence ATGATGACAGTAGTCGTTCTTCTCCTGGCTGCGGGAGTCTTGTTTTTTGCCATCGGCGTCCTTGGCATCCTGCGCTTTCCCGATTTCTATACCCGGTTGCACGCCGCGGGAAAATGCGATTCGCTGGCGGCGGTCCTGGTGATTTTTGCCGTGGCTCTCTACAACCTCGGCGATTTCAGTCCGGGAAATGTTCTGGTGAGCCTCAAGATCCTGGCGATTGCCGCCTTCGTCTTCGTCGCCAGCCCCACGGCGACCCACGCCATTACCGAGGCGGCCCTGGTGCTCGGTGTGGAACCCTGGACGAAGCGCAAGGGGGGGGAATGA
- a CDS encoding Na(+)/H(+) antiporter subunit B, with product MIWQLDLLILALVVICALAVINVKDLLSATVIFGVYSFLMCLLWAEMGAVDVAFTEATVGAGISTVLFIASILRTTRRSKD from the coding sequence ATGATCTGGCAACTCGACCTGCTTATTCTGGCCCTGGTGGTCATCTGCGCCCTGGCGGTCATCAACGTCAAGGATCTGCTGTCGGCCACGGTGATCTTCGGGGTCTACAGTTTTCTCATGTGTCTGCTGTGGGCCGAGATGGGGGCGGTGGACGTCGCCTTTACCGAGGCGACGGTCGGTGCCGGAATCAGCACGGTCCTCTTCATCGCCTCGATCCTGCGCACCACCCGGAGGAGCAAAGATTGA